The following are encoded in a window of Lacinutrix sp. WUR7 genomic DNA:
- a CDS encoding helix-turn-helix transcriptional regulator: protein MAIIVNLDVMLAKRKMKSKELAEIIGITTANLSILKSGKAKAIRFSTLESICKALNCQPADILEYIE, encoded by the coding sequence ATGGCAATTATAGTTAATTTGGATGTCATGCTGGCTAAACGAAAAATGAAGAGTAAAGAGTTAGCTGAAATTATTGGGATAACTACAGCAAACTTATCTATATTGAAGTCAGGTAAAGCTAAAGCAATTCGTTTTTCGACCTTAGAGTCAATTTGTAAAGCTTTAAATTGTCAACCTGCTGATATTTTAGAGTATATTGAATAA
- a CDS encoding DUF2975 domain-containing protein → MKKIISKCAQAFFYVFSTCFVFIFLLSILSFLEKYFGFDMPFVAVLEGNENFNAQITIPFINAVFSYNFSYSILFMWLWLLFYSIYFYTLKDFFQIFTKNNLFNKESLKKLIIFFRLNLIPLAINILVVLYSSLKQKNENIEEELIMIFIHGCVGIIVYLYIDVFKKGIQLQEENNLTI, encoded by the coding sequence ATGAAAAAAATTATATCTAAATGTGCACAAGCTTTTTTTTATGTGTTTAGTACTTGTTTTGTTTTTATATTCCTACTGTCTATATTATCTTTTTTAGAAAAATACTTTGGTTTTGATATGCCTTTTGTTGCTGTTTTAGAGGGTAATGAAAATTTTAACGCTCAGATTACAATACCTTTCATTAATGCCGTTTTTTCTTATAATTTCTCTTACAGTATATTATTTATGTGGCTGTGGTTGTTGTTTTACTCCATCTATTTTTATACACTAAAAGATTTTTTTCAAATTTTCACAAAAAATAATTTATTTAATAAGGAATCATTAAAAAAACTTATTATATTTTTCAGGTTAAATCTTATTCCTTTAGCTATAAATATTTTGGTTGTTTTGTATAGTTCTTTAAAACAAAAAAATGAAAATATTGAAGAAGAACTTATTATGATTTTCATTCACGGTTGTGTGGGTATAATAGTATATCTGTATATTGATGTATTTAAAAAAGGTATTCAATTACAAGAAGAAAATAATTTAACAATATAA
- a CDS encoding transposase codes for MYRNDKVIRRYSEPFKLKILAELTIGKHTKSELCKLYSIAPTTVNVWIKKYNRKDLMNTRVKVETKDEISRIKALQKEVEQLKKLLLKKDLDAMVQDCYLEVAAEDLGYKSVNELKKKLSIKP; via the coding sequence ATGTATAGAAATGACAAAGTAATTAGACGTTACAGTGAGCCTTTTAAATTAAAAATTTTAGCCGAACTTACAATCGGAAAACACACAAAGAGTGAACTTTGTAAACTCTACTCTATTGCACCTACAACAGTAAACGTGTGGATTAAAAAGTATAATCGTAAAGACTTAATGAACACCAGAGTAAAAGTGGAAACAAAAGACGAAATATCTAGAATAAAAGCACTTCAAAAAGAGGTTGAACAACTTAAAAAACTACTACTTAAAAAGGATCTCGATGCTATGGTACAGGATTGTTATCTTGAAGTAGCAGCTGAAGATCTTGGTTATAAATCAGTTAATGAACTAAAAAAAAAGCTAAGTATAAAGCCTTAA
- a CDS encoding tyrosine-type recombinase/integrase, producing the protein MNSITLEPFIHNAKSCIAIKFAYNFEVKEYIKKFNGVYWTKTHRTFYIYYDEVRLQELKVYIKKENLRLLESPNKNSIPRYSKGLKVELNPLNKEKTEVYSHFLEFLKGKRFSKSTIAAYGGFILEFLRFTDSKPVNELNENDVRHYIEWTVDKLNYAVSTHRQMVSGFKHFAYFYPACSIDIDKVYMPKKDKKLPIVLSIEEVFSILQVTKNLKHRTIIAMLYGSGLRIGEIIDLKLSDFDFRRKQLYVKNSKGRKDRYTTIAESLFPLLKNYHNTYAPKQYFIENPKGGKYTAGSIRAFLARNTKAAGILKPVTPHTLRHSYATHMLEQGTDIRYIQELLGHSRPETTMIYTHVSRKDLQQIKSPLDNAIKQLSLQDNVNTKLTIS; encoded by the coding sequence ATGAATTCCATAACACTAGAACCATTTATACATAATGCAAAAAGTTGTATCGCGATTAAATTTGCTTATAATTTTGAAGTCAAAGAATATATAAAAAAATTTAATGGTGTGTATTGGACCAAAACACACAGAACATTTTATATTTATTATGACGAGGTTAGACTACAAGAACTAAAAGTTTACATTAAAAAAGAAAACTTACGCCTTTTAGAAAGTCCTAATAAAAATAGTATTCCACGATACAGCAAAGGTCTCAAAGTAGAGCTAAACCCTTTAAACAAAGAAAAAACGGAAGTCTATAGTCACTTTTTAGAATTTTTAAAAGGAAAAAGATTTAGCAAGAGTACTATTGCCGCTTATGGAGGTTTTATACTCGAATTTTTACGCTTTACAGACTCAAAACCTGTCAACGAACTTAATGAAAACGATGTAAGGCATTATATAGAATGGACGGTTGATAAATTAAATTATGCAGTTAGCACACATAGACAAATGGTAAGTGGTTTTAAGCATTTTGCTTATTTCTACCCTGCATGTTCTATAGATATAGATAAAGTCTATATGCCTAAAAAAGACAAAAAACTTCCAATTGTATTAAGTATAGAAGAAGTATTTTCCATATTACAAGTAACAAAAAACTTAAAACATCGTACCATTATAGCAATGCTTTATGGCTCTGGATTACGCATAGGAGAAATTATAGATTTAAAACTTAGTGATTTTGATTTTAGAAGAAAGCAGTTATATGTAAAAAACTCAAAAGGCAGAAAAGACAGATACACTACTATCGCCGAAAGTCTTTTCCCATTATTGAAAAATTATCATAATACCTATGCACCAAAACAATATTTTATAGAGAACCCTAAAGGCGGTAAATACACTGCAGGATCTATACGTGCATTTCTTGCAAGAAACACTAAAGCTGCTGGAATACTAAAACCGGTAACACCACATACTTTACGTCATAGTTATGCCACACATATGTTAGAACAAGGTACAGATATTCGTTACATACAAGAACTACTAGGCCACAGCAGACCAGAAACCACAATGATTTATACACATGTATCTAGAAAAGATTTACAACAAATAAAGAGCCCTTTGGATAATGCAATTAAACAATTATCTTTACAGGATAACGTCAACACAAAACTAACGATATCCTGA
- a CDS encoding peptidase M61 yields the protein MKIKKILLVLILPVLFTLIASLSGCVSVTPRKNDLAINNPIETTLDLTAVVGDKVPVTINPGRFTAESVTYRLPRVIQGTYSISDFGKYIDDLKAIDYQGNELSVTKLDENTWSIAKASKLDKLIYYVNDTFDTETSGGIGGGHPVSPSGTNIETDNFVLNLHGFIGYFDSLKNNQYTLDVTSPSHFVRTSSLKNKGTKISADGQYLTDSYFATRYFDIIDNPMMYGKLDVEEFMVGNIKIGLSVYSPNKVHTAANQKETVYKMMQAQKQYLGDLNSTNRYDIYLYLSEENETSPKGMGALEHHTSTVVVLPESSSNEELAESIIDVVAHEFFHIVSPLSVHSEDVHYFDYNNPTFSKHLWMYEGVTEYFAQHFQVYEGLIDNTTFYNTVMSKINNSKNLNDALSFTEMSENVLEEPYASQYYNVYMKGALIGMCMDILIRKESNGNRSLLSLMKELSAKYGRNKPFMDDKFIDEITAMTYPSIGNFLKTHVEGNVPIDYSKYFAMVGLALVESETPTNYIFAGGQNIIFDADEEKNAMFFTRMALNNSFWKTQGVQAGDIIKKVNEVELNIANAQQIIGGMYAWKEGQDVSLELERNGNPVLIKTKLTKAYGKSVSLIENDKATIEQKEVRKVWLNK from the coding sequence ATGAAAATTAAGAAAATATTATTAGTGTTAATTTTACCAGTGCTTTTTACGCTTATTGCATCGCTATCTGGCTGTGTATCTGTTACTCCAAGAAAAAATGATTTAGCAATTAACAATCCTATTGAAACAACATTGGATCTAACAGCAGTAGTAGGCGACAAAGTGCCAGTAACTATTAACCCTGGTCGATTTACTGCAGAATCAGTAACTTATAGATTGCCAAGAGTAATACAAGGAACCTACTCCATTAGTGACTTTGGAAAATATATTGATGATTTAAAAGCGATTGATTATCAGGGGAATGAATTATCTGTAACCAAATTAGATGAGAATACCTGGTCAATTGCAAAAGCTTCAAAATTGGATAAATTAATATATTACGTTAACGATACTTTTGATACTGAAACTAGTGGTGGAATTGGTGGAGGACACCCAGTTTCGCCATCAGGCACAAATATAGAAACAGATAATTTTGTATTAAATCTCCATGGGTTTATAGGCTATTTCGATTCTTTAAAAAACAACCAATATACCTTAGATGTTACCTCGCCATCCCATTTTGTGAGAACTTCATCTTTGAAGAACAAAGGAACAAAGATCAGTGCTGATGGCCAATATTTAACAGACAGTTATTTTGCAACACGTTATTTTGATATTATTGATAACCCAATGATGTATGGGAAATTAGATGTTGAAGAATTTATGGTTGGGAATATCAAAATTGGATTAAGTGTTTATTCTCCAAATAAAGTACATACAGCTGCAAATCAAAAAGAAACTGTATATAAAATGATGCAAGCTCAAAAGCAATATTTAGGAGATCTTAACAGCACAAATCGATACGATATATATTTATATTTATCTGAGGAAAATGAAACTTCTCCAAAAGGAATGGGTGCATTAGAACATCACACATCAACAGTAGTTGTATTACCAGAGTCATCATCTAATGAAGAATTGGCAGAATCCATAATAGATGTTGTTGCACATGAATTTTTTCATATTGTTTCTCCATTATCCGTACATTCAGAGGATGTTCATTATTTTGATTATAATAATCCAACATTTTCAAAGCATCTTTGGATGTATGAAGGTGTAACTGAGTATTTTGCACAGCACTTTCAAGTATATGAAGGGTTAATAGATAACACAACCTTTTACAATACCGTAATGTCAAAGATTAACAATTCTAAAAACTTAAATGATGCACTGAGTTTTACTGAAATGAGCGAGAATGTATTGGAGGAACCGTATGCATCTCAATATTATAATGTTTATATGAAAGGTGCATTAATAGGTATGTGCATGGACATCTTAATACGCAAAGAAAGTAACGGAAATAGGAGTTTACTTTCATTAATGAAAGAATTATCTGCAAAATATGGCAGAAACAAACCTTTTATGGATGATAAATTTATAGACGAAATTACAGCAATGACCTATCCAAGTATTGGGAATTTTTTAAAAACACATGTTGAAGGTAATGTGCCAATTGATTATAGTAAATATTTTGCAATGGTTGGTTTAGCTTTGGTCGAATCTGAAACTCCTACAAACTACATTTTTGCTGGAGGACAGAATATAATTTTTGACGCAGATGAAGAAAAAAACGCTATGTTTTTCACTCGCATGGCATTAAATAATTCATTTTGGAAAACACAAGGCGTACAAGCCGGTGATATAATAAAAAAAGTAAATGAAGTAGAATTAAACATAGCAAATGCTCAACAAATTATTGGTGGTATGTATGCTTGGAAAGAAGGACAAGATGTCTCATTAGAACTTGAACGTAATGGAAATCCTGTTTTGATTAAAACAAAATTAACTAAAGCATACGGTAAGAGTGTTTCTTTAATTGAGAATGATAAAGCTACTATAGAACAAAAGGAAGTAAGGAAAGTTTGGTTAAATAAATAA